From Dyadobacter subterraneus, the proteins below share one genomic window:
- the tnpB gene encoding IS66 family insertion sequence element accessory protein TnpB (TnpB, as the term is used for proteins encoded by IS66 family insertion elements, is considered an accessory protein, since TnpC, encoded by a neighboring gene, is a DDE family transposase.): MLALSHSCRYFLYRSPTDMRFGIYSLAGLVRNELGFDPSSGDVFIFLGKRLNQIRLLQWDRDGFAMYVKKLEQGTFEWPKGEDISITSQQLTLLLQGVMLDSVRLRKRYQRVN; this comes from the coding sequence ATGCTGGCTTTATCTCACAGCTGTCGGTACTTTTTGTACCGGAGTCCGACAGATATGCGTTTTGGCATCTATAGCCTGGCTGGCCTGGTCCGGAATGAACTGGGCTTTGATCCGTCAAGTGGTGATGTTTTCATTTTTCTGGGCAAACGACTTAATCAGATCCGACTCTTACAATGGGATCGGGATGGTTTTGCCATGTATGTCAAAAAACTGGAACAAGGTACTTTTGAATGGCCAAAAGGTGAAGATATATCCATCACCAGCCAGCAGTTAACACTTCTTCTGCAAGGTGTAATGCTGGATTCGGTTCGCCTTAGAAAACGATATCAACGGGTGAATTAG
- the tnpA gene encoding IS66 family insertion sequence element accessory protein TnpA, whose translation MKNETEKMRELYDQWQTQGISKQAFCNQNGMGYHKFNYWVKKIRRKNVAPVEPTRGFSQIPVQQPDVIEQNQQALAAITFPSGARIELFGSLDASFIKKLIL comes from the coding sequence ATGAAAAATGAGACAGAAAAAATGCGTGAGCTATACGATCAGTGGCAGACGCAAGGCATAAGCAAACAGGCTTTTTGCAATCAAAATGGTATGGGATACCATAAGTTCAATTACTGGGTTAAAAAAATCCGCCGCAAGAATGTCGCTCCCGTCGAACCAACCCGTGGGTTCAGCCAGATACCAGTTCAACAACCAGATGTAATTGAGCAAAACCAACAAGCTCTGGCAGCAATTACTTTTCCATCAGGAGCGCGTATAGAGCTGTTCGGATCTCTTGACGCATCTTTTATCAAGAAGCTCATTCTTTAA
- a CDS encoding transposase domain-containing protein, whose product MTAAMYSFVATCKKNGVDEQLWLADVFKRKESHKHKDLYQLLPNNWEKSRNLESNPELRLLN is encoded by the coding sequence ATGACAGCAGCTATGTACTCCTTTGTGGCAACATGCAAAAAGAATGGTGTTGATGAGCAACTGTGGCTGGCCGATGTGTTTAAAAGAAAAGAATCCCATAAACATAAAGATCTTTATCAATTGCTACCAAACAACTGGGAGAAGTCCAGAAATCTCGAAAGTAACCCAGAACTACGTTTGCTAAATTAG
- a CDS encoding IS66 family transposase produces the protein MSFLYVATYVLEPMQVLYALEQQMREQQLDWEEKTKLRQEKSAPILLELKVWMTQQLPLVIPKSPLSQAIAYSLPRWEGLSAYALHGQIEIDRAATRNNLAENVIWPPLQLGESRFCSQALTRQLK, from the coding sequence ATGTCTTTTCTGTATGTTGCGACTTACGTGCTTGAACCCATGCAGGTACTCTACGCTCTGGAGCAGCAAATGCGGGAACAGCAACTGGATTGGGAAGAGAAAACAAAGTTGAGACAGGAAAAATCGGCTCCGATTCTTTTGGAATTAAAGGTGTGGATGACACAGCAGCTCCCGCTGGTAATCCCCAAAAGTCCTCTAAGTCAAGCTATAGCTTACAGCTTACCACGGTGGGAAGGACTAAGTGCCTACGCACTGCACGGGCAAATTGAGATTGATCGCGCGGCGACCCGCAATAATCTTGCTGAGAACGTAATCTGGCCCCCCTTGCAATTGGGTGAAAGTCGTTTTTGTTCGCAGGCTCTCACCAGGCAGCTGAAATGA
- a CDS encoding PepSY-associated TM helix domain-containing protein translates to MNQIKVKKTVKLQRKWLKITSQIHLWLGLVVGAVIVVISVAAAVFVFENELTDFFYEDIVIVHPAKERKPVSQMLAAAENAMGGKVIDFLYTTDKADHAWMFVSKKYNPNTPGYFYFSEYERWHRVFVNPYTAKVTGVLDMRYEPVYLFRVMHQQLLLRYEIGHLIVATSSLVFILMIISGLILWFPRNKAAFKQRFKIKWNAKFKRLNHDVHNVGGFYAHPFLLILMITGLAWSFRWWQQGINFVLGVSQIKAIEVPAPPVSPSQKIDGHPLDNAVSHIFKRYQKKHLQELSVILLEPGQIVAYSTYWDGSILPKSDELYYDVTNGREFFAIHNEQMHAGQKLRNLNYPIHVGSLYGRPTKILAFVVCLFSASLPITGLLIWLGRKRKNLERKLSLV, encoded by the coding sequence ATGAATCAGATCAAAGTCAAAAAGACAGTTAAACTGCAGCGAAAATGGCTAAAAATCACCAGCCAAATTCACCTGTGGCTGGGGCTGGTTGTCGGAGCTGTCATCGTTGTAATATCTGTGGCGGCCGCAGTCTTTGTCTTCGAAAATGAGCTTACCGATTTCTTTTATGAGGATATTGTGATTGTGCATCCAGCGAAGGAAAGAAAGCCGGTGTCGCAAATGCTGGCGGCGGCAGAAAACGCCATGGGGGGAAAGGTAATCGACTTTTTATATACTACCGATAAAGCGGATCACGCCTGGATGTTTGTTTCCAAAAAGTACAATCCAAACACGCCTGGTTATTTTTATTTCAGTGAATATGAACGGTGGCACCGCGTTTTTGTCAATCCGTACACAGCCAAAGTTACAGGCGTGTTGGACATGCGCTATGAGCCGGTTTATTTATTCAGAGTGATGCATCAACAGCTTCTTCTTCGCTATGAGATTGGTCATTTGATTGTGGCCACTAGTTCGCTTGTTTTTATTTTGATGATTATTTCGGGGCTAATTTTATGGTTTCCCAGAAACAAGGCAGCTTTCAAACAGCGGTTTAAAATTAAGTGGAATGCTAAATTCAAGCGGCTTAATCATGATGTGCACAACGTAGGAGGATTTTATGCGCATCCGTTTCTGCTCATTTTAATGATTACCGGCCTTGCATGGTCATTTCGATGGTGGCAGCAAGGCATTAACTTTGTATTGGGCGTTTCACAAATTAAAGCGATCGAAGTTCCGGCGCCACCGGTATCCCCGTCTCAAAAGATAGATGGACATCCTTTGGATAATGCCGTTTCGCATATTTTTAAACGTTATCAGAAGAAACATCTGCAAGAGCTGTCAGTGATTCTTCTAGAGCCAGGTCAGATTGTGGCTTACAGCACCTACTGGGATGGGTCGATTTTGCCAAAAAGCGATGAGCTTTATTATGATGTGACCAATGGACGGGAATTTTTTGCTATCCATAATGAACAGATGCATGCAGGACAAAAGCTAAGAAATCTTAATTATCCGATTCATGTTGGGAGTCTTTACGGCCGGCCTACCAAAATACTGGCCTTTGTGGTTTGTCTGTTCTCAGCAAGCTTACCAATTACGGGGTTGTTGATTTGGCTGGGACGGAAAAGGAAAAACCTGGAGAGGAAATTGTCTTTAGTTTGA
- a CDS encoding TonB-dependent receptor, translating to MQFREIFSIGILLTLSFSVRSQSAVYGQFTGTVISVSKEALTGISVRIEGTSQGTITDNDGHFVLKNISAGQQVLLVSGLGYQPQKKTILVTAGKTFKISFTLAQLAQQMQQVDITGQSELKNVRQQAFNVDAIDAVKVQNRNVDMNRLLDRTMGVRVRETGGMGSDFNYSIHGLSGKAIKFFIDGIPMESFGSSYSINNLPINLVERIEVYKGVTPVELGSDALGGAINVITNQNINSYLDASYSYGSFNTHRAAVSGRWKDAKSGFTTTANVFHNYSDNNYKVWGPTVEVADVSGRPVPVVARRFNDHYRSSTAQLETGFTNVAWANQLLLGLTYSNLDKGIQTGQTMAYVFGEASYHESFVMPSLKYSKKDLFVKGLNMDAFASLNRVRATTVDTSSRRYNWKGEVIEIAKGGEIGGIGAQKSMLTFTDRTQLHRLNASYKLSDFHSFNFNYNYTSTTRKGTDPLAAQWTIPYRLPQDFTKQISGLSYQSNAAQDRWINTFFVKNYNYLAHAQGLTNQNSGADPLAIEIQSKSSQWGYGYATRFTVSQNILLKLSAEKAIRLPEAIEVLGNGNTILNSPDLHPENSYNANLGVQLSKAIRDNRFAFQTSLFYRKTNDLILLAPANYLGRSNYENIAKTEGKGVEAELRYRRKSWLEFTGNITFQDIRNNQKYDPQSGSKSIVYRDRLRNTPLLMSNGEVRFNKAKLFRDDANASFYWNASYVHQYYLNWPSLGAKDTKSVIPMQFVQDIGLSYSFYNSKYNLSLECRNLFDKQVFDNYLLQKPGRSFSIKARYFITR from the coding sequence ATGCAATTTAGAGAAATTTTCTCGATAGGAATTCTTTTGACCTTATCATTTTCCGTAAGGTCACAATCGGCAGTATACGGACAGTTTACCGGGACTGTCATTTCGGTTTCGAAAGAAGCTTTGACCGGAATATCTGTTAGAATTGAGGGCACTTCCCAAGGAACAATAACAGACAATGACGGTCATTTCGTTTTAAAAAATATCTCTGCGGGACAGCAGGTTCTTCTCGTTTCCGGATTGGGCTATCAACCACAAAAAAAGACAATACTGGTAACTGCCGGTAAAACTTTTAAAATTTCTTTCACACTTGCCCAGCTTGCTCAGCAAATGCAGCAGGTAGATATTACTGGGCAGTCTGAGCTGAAAAATGTAAGACAACAGGCCTTCAATGTAGATGCGATTGATGCTGTAAAAGTCCAGAACAGAAATGTAGATATGAACCGTTTGCTCGACCGGACAATGGGCGTCCGTGTACGTGAAACGGGTGGTATGGGTTCGGATTTTAACTATTCCATCCATGGACTTTCGGGAAAAGCGATTAAGTTCTTTATTGATGGCATTCCCATGGAAAGTTTTGGTTCTTCCTATAGTATCAACAATCTTCCTATCAATCTGGTGGAACGGATTGAAGTCTATAAAGGTGTCACACCGGTGGAACTTGGGAGTGATGCCTTGGGTGGTGCGATCAACGTAATCACCAACCAAAATATCAATAGTTACCTGGACGCTTCTTACAGCTACGGCTCCTTTAATACGCACCGGGCCGCTGTAAGTGGGAGATGGAAGGATGCAAAAAGTGGTTTTACAACAACTGCAAACGTTTTTCATAATTATTCGGACAACAATTACAAAGTCTGGGGGCCAACCGTGGAAGTGGCCGACGTGAGCGGCAGACCGGTTCCGGTTGTAGCCAGACGGTTTAATGACCATTATAGATCCAGCACCGCTCAGCTTGAAACTGGGTTTACAAATGTGGCCTGGGCCAATCAGCTACTGCTTGGACTTACCTATTCCAACCTTGATAAAGGAATTCAGACCGGGCAAACCATGGCCTATGTCTTTGGGGAAGCTTCCTATCACGAGAGTTTTGTGATGCCTTCACTTAAATATTCAAAAAAGGATCTTTTTGTCAAAGGGTTAAATATGGACGCATTTGCATCGCTCAACCGGGTCAGAGCTACCACGGTTGATACTAGTTCCCGCCGCTACAACTGGAAAGGCGAAGTGATCGAAATAGCAAAAGGAGGAGAAATCGGGGGGATTGGTGCTCAAAAATCCATGCTGACTTTTACTGATCGCACACAGCTTCACCGCCTGAATGCCTCCTATAAACTTTCTGATTTTCACTCATTTAATTTCAACTACAATTACACTTCAACAACCAGAAAAGGGACTGATCCGTTAGCAGCCCAATGGACCATCCCTTACCGTCTTCCTCAGGATTTCACCAAACAGATTTCAGGATTATCTTATCAATCAAATGCGGCACAGGATCGGTGGATAAATACTTTTTTCGTCAAAAATTACAATTACCTGGCTCATGCGCAAGGGCTTACCAATCAAAACAGCGGTGCTGATCCGCTAGCGATCGAGATTCAAAGTAAATCCAGCCAATGGGGCTATGGCTATGCGACCAGATTTACGGTGAGCCAAAATATCCTTTTAAAGCTCTCAGCGGAAAAAGCGATCCGCCTGCCCGAAGCCATCGAAGTTTTGGGAAATGGCAATACCATTCTGAATTCTCCAGACCTGCATCCTGAGAATAGTTATAATGCGAATCTAGGTGTGCAGCTAAGTAAGGCGATCCGGGATAATCGTTTTGCATTTCAAACTTCTCTTTTTTACCGCAAGACAAACGATCTGATTCTGCTTGCTCCAGCAAATTACCTTGGCCGCAGCAATTATGAAAATATTGCCAAAACAGAAGGGAAAGGCGTTGAAGCTGAACTACGGTACAGGCGTAAAAGCTGGCTGGAATTTACTGGCAATATCACGTTTCAGGATATTCGAAACAACCAGAAATACGATCCGCAATCTGGTTCAAAAAGTATTGTGTACCGTGATCGGCTGAGAAATACGCCTTTATTAATGAGTAATGGCGAGGTCAGGTTTAATAAAGCGAAGTTATTCCGTGATGATGCCAACGCCTCCTTTTACTGGAATGCAAGTTATGTGCACCAATATTATCTCAACTGGCCAAGCCTTGGCGCAAAAGATACCAAGTCGGTAATTCCTATGCAGTTTGTTCAGGATATAGGACTTAGTTACAGTTTTTACAATAGCAAATATAACCTGAGTCTGGAATGCCGGAATCTTTTTGACAAGCAGGTTTTTGACAATTATCTACTTCAAAAGCCCGGCCGTTCTTTCAGTATAAAAGCCAGGTATTTTATTACGCGCTAA
- a CDS encoding RNA polymerase sigma-70 factor, translating into MTACGDPSFLPIVISYPINAEAFETIYNKYWKDLYSLCFYYIKDQEQSKEIVQDIFKSIWERRNELDVDGPIENYLFRSVKLKVAQYYRTNNIHQKHLEAITRDLKKSENSTENIVLFNALKDQISDLVERLPEQCQRVFLLSRENGFSTQEISSQLSISPKTAENHLTKALNFLRKHIILK; encoded by the coding sequence ATGACCGCCTGCGGAGATCCCTCTTTTCTTCCCATTGTAATTTCTTACCCGATCAACGCAGAGGCTTTTGAGACTATATATAATAAATATTGGAAAGATTTATACTCTTTGTGTTTTTACTACATCAAGGATCAGGAGCAATCAAAAGAGATAGTTCAAGATATTTTTAAATCAATCTGGGAACGCAGAAATGAACTTGATGTAGACGGACCAATCGAAAATTATCTTTTTCGGTCTGTCAAACTGAAAGTAGCACAGTATTACCGCACCAATAATATTCATCAAAAACATCTTGAAGCTATTACGCGTGATTTAAAGAAATCAGAAAACAGCACAGAAAATATAGTGTTATTCAATGCTTTGAAAGATCAAATATCCGATCTTGTAGAGAGGCTTCCTGAACAGTGTCAACGGGTTTTTCTGTTGAGCAGGGAAAACGGATTTAGCACGCAGGAAATATCTTCACAGCTTTCAATATCTCCTAAAACAGCTGAAAACCATCTTACTAAGGCACTTAATTTTTTAAGAAAGCACATCATCTTAAAATAA
- a CDS encoding S1 family peptidase translates to MQAKTVLSVLLIIFGTSFQSCKQNNPIVPRSDLHVPKIEEILNGNDQNLINLLNKVRGSVGRRGAVSKTIWSRKNDYGLGLYISANHVYNISGWNSRNAQFFDLSSENLGIFETSQIPPINGSIALGNTLIADFPLMHFNISSGATNKTLLPIEDFYLGIIDNQRAEQGPLPKYPELIKTSAPLQLYDPENRTRANQTWNTSIAGEKVIAVGYPQDETNYPNGAVAYGKILSDTEAAQAIQKLKSAGDAEGDIAYNSSAEFFVEAQAIAGMSGGGVFNSDGQLLGIMVRASDNENAPKIIRVVKMSYIISTMKDFYNSLSETVKSKIRPFISGEI, encoded by the coding sequence ATGCAAGCAAAAACAGTATTATCAGTTTTATTAATAATCTTTGGAACATCATTCCAATCATGCAAACAAAATAATCCAATTGTTCCAAGAAGTGATCTGCATGTCCCCAAAATTGAGGAAATACTAAATGGTAACGACCAAAACCTGATCAACCTGCTCAACAAGGTAAGGGGAAGCGTTGGAAGACGAGGCGCAGTGTCAAAAACCATATGGAGTAGAAAAAACGATTATGGCTTGGGTTTGTATATAAGTGCTAATCATGTTTATAACATATCTGGATGGAATTCCCGAAATGCCCAATTCTTTGATTTATCGTCGGAAAACCTTGGCATTTTCGAAACTTCACAAATTCCTCCAATTAACGGAAGCATAGCCTTAGGCAATACGCTGATAGCAGATTTTCCTCTCATGCATTTTAATATTTCTTCTGGTGCCACCAATAAGACCCTATTACCTATAGAGGATTTTTATTTGGGCATCATCGATAATCAAAGGGCTGAGCAAGGACCGTTACCCAAATATCCTGAGCTTATTAAAACCTCTGCACCATTACAGCTATATGATCCAGAAAACCGTACAAGAGCAAATCAAACATGGAATACCTCTATTGCAGGTGAAAAAGTAATTGCAGTTGGCTATCCTCAGGATGAGACCAACTATCCCAATGGGGCAGTTGCTTATGGTAAAATATTATCAGATACAGAAGCTGCGCAAGCCATCCAAAAATTGAAGAGCGCCGGAGATGCCGAAGGAGATATTGCTTATAATTCGAGTGCCGAATTTTTTGTAGAAGCGCAAGCAATAGCTGGTATGAGCGGAGGGGGCGTATTTAACTCAGATGGGCAATTATTAGGGATCATGGTAAGAGCGAGCGATAATGAAAATGCCCCTAAGATCATCAGAGTAGTTAAAATGTCTTATATTATATCTACAATGAAAGATTTTTACAATAGCCTATCTGAAACAGTCAAGAGCAAAATAAGGCCGTTTATAAGTGGTGAAATATGA
- a CDS encoding transposase domain-containing protein: protein MKVRKGSAVIFSFADQCKRHKVDAHQWLTYVFENILDTKPSQYFNLLPQNNFVAKNS from the coding sequence ATGAAGGTGCGCAAAGGCAGCGCCGTTATCTTCAGCTTCGCTGACCAGTGCAAACGCCATAAAGTAGACGCACACCAATGGCTGACTTATGTTTTCGAAAATATACTCGATACAAAACCAAGCCAATACTTCAATTTACTGCCGCAAAATAATTTTGTAGCTAAAAATTCCTAA
- a CDS encoding 3-keto-disaccharide hydrolase → MKKTMNLFSALLALVVLISAVSAPKQDGWISIFDGKSLKGWKVGNNASSFSIEDGAIKVNGPVGHLFYEGPIKNHMFKNFEFKAQVMTKPGSNSGIYIHTTYQETGWPSKGYEVQVNNSHTDWKRTGSLYNIRDVKETYAKDNEWYTEYIKVEGKHITIKINDKTVVDYEENDTDKRSEGEKDRILSSGTFALQAHDPKSTVYFKDIMVKPLTE, encoded by the coding sequence ATGAAGAAGACAATGAATTTATTTTCGGCTCTTTTAGCCCTTGTAGTTCTGATCAGCGCCGTTTCAGCCCCTAAGCAAGACGGATGGATCTCTATCTTTGACGGTAAATCCCTGAAAGGGTGGAAAGTCGGCAATAACGCCAGCTCATTTTCAATTGAAGACGGCGCCATTAAGGTGAACGGGCCGGTAGGTCACCTGTTTTACGAAGGGCCAATAAAAAACCACATGTTCAAAAACTTCGAATTTAAAGCCCAGGTGATGACCAAGCCAGGATCGAACTCAGGCATTTATATTCATACCACCTATCAGGAAACTGGCTGGCCGTCGAAGGGCTATGAAGTGCAGGTTAACAACTCACATACTGACTGGAAGCGCACAGGAAGTCTTTATAACATCCGCGATGTAAAAGAGACTTACGCAAAAGACAATGAGTGGTATACCGAATATATCAAAGTGGAAGGAAAACACATCACCATCAAAATCAATGACAAAACCGTTGTTGACTACGAAGAAAACGACACCGATAAAAGATCGGAAGGTGAAAAAGACAGAATCCTGAGCAGCGGAACCTTTGCTTTGCAGGCGCATGATCCTAAAAGTACAGTTTACTTTAAGGACATCATGGTTAAACCTTTGACAGAGTAA
- a CDS encoding ABC transporter ATP-binding protein yields the protein MRNPYLSLLATSWRYARQQKNRYLLVYGMFIMSNLVLALQPILYGWFVQSLQTKGTQVLQNVWWYAGAYIGLNLLEWAFHGPARVMERKLAFDLSRNFLDELYHQSLHLPIRWHQDHHSGATINRIRKAYEALKDFFQNGFMFLHAFSKFVFSFAAIVYFSPLYGSIGVVIGIITVWVIFKFDKPFIKALDETNEKEHVVSSTLFDSLSNIITVITLRLEKRMQVSLQMKIADVFPSFLRTVVINEWKWFVASLFIGLIYVVITVGYIYQNYVPGTIFLVGGLVTLLGYVNQFTSVFQDVAWQYTEIIRYNTEVQTARSIGEAYASAHSADSAEPLPENWQQIQIKNLNFSHSAVYENEQKAHSLHGLNIRIQRGQRIAFIGESGSGKSTLLALLRGLYEAEKDAELYVDGSGNLPLEMLADTVTLFPQDPEIFENTIAYNITLGLPFPETQIRHVCDTAQFSTVLEKLPNGIESNIQEKGVNLSGGQKQRLALARGVLAAKSSDIILLDEPTSSVDPKTEALIYDNMFEEFKDKAVLSALHRLHLLPKFDYIYILKDGRLIEEGTYTELRANSQIFSDLMGKDERESVG from the coding sequence ATGCGTAATCCTTATCTATCCCTGCTAGCTACCAGCTGGCGTTATGCCCGTCAGCAGAAAAACCGTTATCTGCTGGTTTACGGCATGTTTATCATGTCCAATCTTGTGCTGGCTTTACAGCCGATTCTTTATGGTTGGTTTGTTCAGTCCCTGCAAACCAAAGGCACACAGGTACTGCAAAATGTCTGGTGGTATGCAGGCGCCTACATTGGTCTTAATCTTTTAGAATGGGCTTTTCACGGCCCGGCGCGCGTGATGGAAAGAAAGCTTGCCTTTGATCTGAGCCGCAATTTTCTTGATGAGCTCTACCATCAGTCACTTCATTTGCCCATCCGCTGGCACCAAGACCACCACAGCGGCGCGACCATCAACCGGATCAGAAAAGCTTATGAGGCACTGAAAGATTTCTTTCAGAACGGTTTTATGTTTCTTCATGCCTTTTCAAAGTTCGTTTTCTCGTTTGCCGCCATTGTATACTTTTCTCCTTTATATGGAAGTATTGGTGTTGTAATCGGAATCATTACAGTCTGGGTGATTTTCAAGTTTGATAAACCTTTCATCAAGGCACTTGATGAGACCAACGAAAAAGAGCACGTTGTCTCCTCGACGCTTTTTGACAGTCTTTCCAATATCATTACCGTGATCACGCTTCGGCTTGAAAAAAGAATGCAGGTAAGTCTTCAAATGAAAATTGCCGACGTGTTTCCTTCTTTTTTAAGAACAGTCGTAATCAACGAGTGGAAATGGTTTGTGGCAAGCCTATTCATCGGACTGATTTATGTGGTGATCACCGTAGGTTATATCTACCAGAATTATGTGCCCGGGACCATTTTTCTTGTCGGCGGGCTTGTAACGCTACTCGGCTACGTCAACCAGTTTACAAGCGTTTTTCAGGATGTGGCCTGGCAGTATACAGAAATCATCCGCTATAATACAGAGGTTCAGACGGCCCGCAGTATCGGGGAGGCTTACGCTTCTGCTCACAGTGCGGACAGCGCAGAACCACTTCCCGAAAACTGGCAGCAGATCCAGATCAAAAATCTTAACTTTTCTCATTCGGCGGTTTACGAGAACGAGCAGAAAGCGCATAGTCTACACGGGCTTAATATCCGCATTCAAAGAGGTCAGCGCATCGCTTTTATCGGAGAAAGCGGAAGTGGCAAAAGTACGCTTCTGGCGCTACTGCGCGGACTTTACGAGGCAGAGAAAGATGCTGAGCTTTATGTAGACGGATCGGGTAATCTTCCGCTCGAAATGCTCGCAGATACTGTCACGCTTTTTCCGCAGGATCCTGAAATCTTTGAAAATACAATCGCCTATAACATCACGCTTGGACTACCCTTTCCTGAAACTCAGATCAGACATGTCTGCGATACGGCCCAGTTCAGCACTGTGCTTGAAAAGCTGCCCAATGGTATTGAGTCTAATATCCAGGAAAAAGGTGTCAACCTTTCAGGCGGACAGAAGCAGCGCTTAGCCCTGGCAAGAGGTGTTTTGGCGGCAAAAAGCAGTGATATCATTCTTCTTGATGAACCTACCAGCAGCGTTGATCCGAAAACAGAAGCGCTCATTTATGATAACATGTTTGAAGAGTTCAAGGATAAAGCTGTGCTTTCAGCGCTTCACCGCTTGCATCTTCTGCCCAAGTTTGATTATATCTATATTCTGAAAGACGGGCGGCTGATTGAGGAAGGGACTTATACGGAGCTCCGGGCAAACAGTCAGATATTTTCAGATCTGATGGGTAAGGATGAGCGCGAATCAGTCGGCTGA